The following are from one region of the Cloacibacterium sp. TD35 genome:
- a CDS encoding TonB-dependent receptor, translating into MKKTLWCMALIASNLSLAQEQKADKNIEQITLKARKKVNQERNEFSKNAQATEILSDEDLNRNNSALIEQSLSTISGVQVDKRTNIGGQRIVIRGFGNDQKFNNWGVKVYWNNMPLTNAEGITLLDDVDFSYVNNIEVIKGPASTFYGGGIGGTVRFYSRTQYTKGTSIAQNTMLGSHKYFQSITQLNTSDVNYSLNVNYGHIETDGYRPSGNGLKNFVNINGEYKLNPKQRITLFASQGYSHEKVSGQISYNDYYAGIDDGNPSYIIKGSGSKIHSTRVGLGHIWEISKHFKNSTTVFYSSINQDRIADKAFEVSSSPNVGFRTVFQHNHQWGSFINQLDFGAEVQNSRSQISNYRFTGTNLNNPLEMSPISKGSYFKYNNNQSNYFAIERLTYKPWDITILAGVSLNRINYDREDLLAFGGLIPGYNKDLSFSKDYKAVATPHLAVQKKWKNQIFNLSYSEGYNAPTASTSFVSGGTINTVNDDLEAEKAKMWDFSVHGLLMKTKFDYQISLFNINVNNKLTQLNGTDSGNNVYSYWANTGNQKNKGLELSLGYNYTNENAFISKITPFINYSHYNFKYTDFVNSGTDFSGKKVVGIPDDKYAIGIDFNTKYGIYLNNTFNYLGKVYSDFANENLVKDYSLLNMKLGYKKTFGKYDVDVFAIGNNLTNQKNYTFLFVGNNTNDNKATSLLNYADVNPGPKKAYFFFGLNIKYHL; encoded by the coding sequence CACAGAAATTCTTTCAGATGAAGATCTTAATAGAAATAATTCTGCCCTTATAGAACAATCCCTCTCTACCATTTCGGGAGTTCAAGTAGATAAAAGAACAAACATCGGTGGGCAGAGAATTGTCATCAGAGGATTCGGAAATGACCAAAAATTTAATAATTGGGGCGTAAAGGTCTATTGGAACAATATGCCATTAACCAATGCAGAAGGAATTACCCTATTAGATGATGTAGATTTCTCTTATGTCAATAATATTGAAGTGATAAAAGGCCCTGCTTCTACCTTTTATGGAGGAGGAATTGGTGGAACCGTAAGATTTTATTCCCGAACTCAATACACGAAAGGAACTTCTATTGCTCAAAATACCATGTTGGGTTCTCATAAATATTTTCAGTCGATAACACAGCTTAATACGTCTGATGTTAATTATTCTTTGAATGTAAATTACGGTCACATAGAAACTGACGGTTACAGACCAAGTGGAAATGGCTTGAAAAATTTCGTCAATATCAATGGGGAATATAAGCTAAACCCGAAACAGCGCATAACCTTATTTGCAAGTCAAGGTTATTCCCACGAAAAAGTGTCAGGACAAATTTCCTATAACGATTACTATGCAGGAATTGATGACGGAAATCCTTCGTACATTATCAAAGGTTCTGGCAGTAAAATTCACTCTACAAGAGTGGGATTAGGTCACATTTGGGAAATTTCTAAGCACTTCAAAAATTCTACAACTGTTTTCTATTCTTCAATCAATCAAGACCGAATTGCAGACAAAGCTTTCGAGGTTTCTAGCAGTCCCAATGTAGGCTTCAGAACAGTATTCCAACACAATCATCAGTGGGGTAGTTTTATCAATCAATTAGATTTTGGAGCAGAAGTTCAAAATTCTCGCTCACAGATTTCTAATTATCGTTTTACAGGAACCAATCTCAATAATCCGCTAGAAATGTCACCTATTTCTAAAGGTTCTTATTTTAAGTATAACAATAACCAAAGCAATTATTTCGCAATCGAAAGACTCACTTACAAACCGTGGGATATTACCATTTTGGCGGGAGTAAGTTTGAACAGAATAAATTATGACAGAGAAGATCTTTTGGCTTTTGGCGGTTTAATTCCTGGCTATAATAAAGATTTATCTTTCAGTAAAGATTATAAAGCTGTGGCAACTCCTCATTTAGCGGTTCAAAAAAAATGGAAGAATCAGATTTTTAATTTGAGTTACAGCGAAGGTTATAATGCACCTACAGCTTCTACTTCTTTTGTTTCTGGCGGAACCATTAACACCGTAAATGATGATTTAGAAGCAGAAAAAGCGAAAATGTGGGATTTCAGTGTGCATGGTTTATTGATGAAAACCAAATTTGATTATCAAATTTCATTGTTTAATATCAATGTAAATAATAAACTCACACAGTTAAACGGAACAGATTCTGGCAATAATGTGTACAGTTATTGGGCTAATACTGGGAATCAAAAAAACAAAGGTTTAGAGCTCAGTTTAGGATACAATTATACCAATGAAAATGCTTTTATTTCTAAAATCACCCCTTTTATTAATTATTCACACTATAATTTTAAATACACTGATTTTGTAAATAGCGGAACCGATTTTTCGGGTAAAAAAGTAGTAGGAATTCCAGATGATAAATATGCTATCGGAATTGATTTCAATACTAAATATGGAATTTATTTGAATAATACTTTCAATTATTTAGGCAAAGTTTATTCGGATTTTGCAAACGAAAATTTGGTTAAGGATTATTCATTACTGAACATGAAATTAGGATATAAAAAGACATTCGGGAAATATGATGTAGATGTTTTTGCCATCGGAAATAATCTTACGAATCAAAAAAACTATACTTTTTTATTTGTAGGAAATAATACGAATGATAACAAAGCAACTAGTTTGCTTAACTATGCAGATGTAAATCCTGGGCCTAAAAAAGCTTACTTCTTTTTCGGGTTAAATATAAAATATCATTTATAA
- a CDS encoding alkaline phosphatase family protein → MKKIFSGFAIFLFSLFFAQHNLAVDTAQVITPNRFNSAEAVEKPYLIFISADGYRFDYTEKYNAQNLQKFSNEGVKAKAMLPSYPSITFPNHWSIITGLYPSHHGLVDNFFYDYTRKEAYAMNKKENAEDGFWYGGIPLWSLAEQQGMVTASLQWVGSASDAGKTRPTYYYHYHEKFSPEEKINKVVNWLKLPENVRPHFISLYFPEVDGAGHRFGPESPEAEKSVQLVDNTIGNLVNKVNELGLKNVNFIFVSDHGMIKVDKENPLSIPEILLNKEKFDIYNSQTLLRVVVKNPDEVKLAYRELKNSKTEDYQVFLTKKFPKELHYGTKDDKYNRIGQILLVPNAPKIFLEKGKTTSSGKHGYNPRKTPEMKAAFYAWGNVFRSHEVIDEFQNVSVYPLVAEILGLKISEPIDGKLSEVKKALK, encoded by the coding sequence ATGAAAAAAATATTTTCGGGTTTCGCTATTTTTCTGTTTTCTCTCTTTTTTGCTCAACACAACCTTGCAGTAGACACTGCACAAGTTATTACTCCTAATAGATTCAATTCTGCAGAAGCAGTAGAAAAACCATATCTTATTTTTATTTCTGCAGACGGTTACAGATTTGATTACACCGAAAAATATAATGCTCAAAATCTCCAAAAATTTTCAAATGAAGGCGTAAAAGCAAAAGCTATGTTGCCAAGTTACCCAAGCATCACTTTCCCGAATCATTGGTCTATTATTACAGGTTTATATCCTTCTCATCATGGTTTGGTAGATAATTTTTTCTATGATTACACCAGAAAAGAAGCTTATGCGATGAATAAAAAAGAAAATGCAGAAGATGGTTTTTGGTACGGCGGAATTCCGCTTTGGAGTTTGGCAGAGCAACAAGGGATGGTTACCGCTTCTCTACAGTGGGTAGGCTCTGCAAGTGATGCTGGCAAAACCAGACCCACTTACTATTATCACTACCACGAAAAATTTTCACCAGAAGAAAAAATTAATAAAGTAGTAAATTGGTTAAAATTACCAGAAAATGTTCGTCCGCATTTTATTTCACTGTATTTTCCCGAGGTAGATGGAGCCGGTCATCGATTTGGACCAGAGTCTCCAGAAGCCGAAAAATCTGTACAATTGGTAGACAACACCATCGGAAATTTGGTAAATAAAGTGAATGAATTGGGTTTGAAAAACGTAAATTTCATCTTCGTTTCAGACCACGGAATGATTAAAGTTGATAAAGAAAATCCGCTTTCTATTCCAGAAATACTTCTGAATAAAGAAAAATTTGATATTTATAATTCTCAAACTTTACTCAGAGTGGTTGTTAAAAATCCAGATGAGGTAAAATTAGCATATCGTGAATTGAAAAACTCAAAAACAGAAGATTATCAAGTGTTTTTGACCAAAAAATTCCCGAAAGAATTGCATTATGGAACGAAAGATGATAAGTATAACCGCATCGGTCAAATTTTATTAGTGCCAAATGCACCCAAAATATTTTTAGAAAAAGGAAAAACCACTTCTTCAGGAAAACATGGTTACAATCCTAGAAAAACACCAGAAATGAAAGCTGCTTTTTATGCCTGGGGAAATGTTTTCAGAAGTCATGAAGTAATTGATGAATTCCAGAATGTGAGTGTCTATCCTTTGGTTGCAGAAATTCTTGGGTTAAAAATTTCAGAACCTATTGACGGGAAACTTTCAGAGGTTAAAAAAGCCTTGAAATAG
- the dinB gene encoding DNA polymerase IV, whose amino-acid sequence MQIPQRKIIHVDMDAFYASVEQHDQPELKGKPIAVGGEHRGVVAAASYEARKFGVRSAMSSKIAKEKCPHLIFVKPRFHRYKEISQKIREIFHEYTDLVEPLSLDEAYLDVTENKKNIESANEIARKIRQKIFDETGLTASAGISVNKFLAKVASDINKPNGQKTIHPTQILDFLEELPIEKFYGIGKVTANKMYSLQIFKGKDLKAKSLEELARLFGKSGIYYYNVVRGIHHGEVKPHRIQKSVGVEHTFWDDINEDEELQQKLKSLSEELESRLSKREIKGKTLTLKIKYKDFSQYTRSKTQEVYYENAEDFYETAQKLWELRPYNKAIRLLGLSLSNLNTEEKKQISVQLKIPFEEFE is encoded by the coding sequence ATGCAAATCCCGCAGAGAAAAATCATACATGTAGATATGGATGCGTTTTACGCTTCTGTGGAACAGCACGACCAGCCTGAACTCAAAGGAAAACCCATTGCAGTAGGCGGTGAACACAGAGGTGTAGTAGCTGCTGCAAGTTACGAAGCCCGAAAATTTGGCGTTCGTTCTGCCATGTCGAGCAAAATTGCCAAAGAAAAATGTCCGCATCTTATTTTTGTAAAGCCAAGATTTCATCGTTACAAAGAAATTTCACAGAAAATCAGAGAGATTTTTCATGAATATACCGATTTGGTAGAGCCGCTTTCTCTAGACGAAGCCTATCTAGACGTTACCGAAAACAAGAAAAATATAGAGTCTGCCAATGAGATTGCAAGAAAAATTCGTCAAAAAATTTTTGATGAAACAGGGCTCACTGCTTCTGCGGGAATTTCGGTGAATAAATTTTTGGCCAAAGTAGCTTCGGATATCAATAAACCCAACGGACAAAAAACCATTCATCCTACTCAGATTTTAGACTTTTTAGAAGAACTTCCGATTGAAAAATTCTACGGAATAGGAAAAGTTACCGCTAATAAAATGTACAGTTTACAGATTTTCAAAGGCAAAGATCTGAAGGCAAAATCTCTGGAAGAACTAGCAAGACTTTTCGGAAAATCTGGAATTTACTACTATAATGTGGTTCGTGGAATTCATCACGGAGAAGTAAAACCTCACCGAATTCAAAAAAGTGTAGGTGTAGAACATACTTTTTGGGATGATATCAACGAAGATGAAGAACTCCAGCAAAAACTCAAATCGCTAAGCGAAGAATTAGAATCTAGGCTTTCTAAAAGGGAAATTAAGGGTAAAACATTGACTTTAAAAATAAAATACAAGGATTTTTCTCAATACACCCGAAGCAAAACACAAGAAGTTTACTATGAAAACGCTGAAGATTTCTACGAAACTGCTCAGAAACTTTGGGAACTAAGACCTTATAATAAAGCTATTCGTTTGTTAGGCTTATCGCTTTCTAACCTCAACACAGAAGAGAAAAAACAAATTTCTGTACAGCTCAAAATTCCTTTTGAAGAATTTGAATAA
- a CDS encoding purine-nucleoside phosphorylase, translating to MLEKIKQTAEFIQNIIQETPDFAIVLGSGLGKLQKEVEAIHTLEYHEIPNFPQTTVVGHGGKLIYGILEGKKVLMMSGRFHYYEGHSMETVTFPFRVFKLLGIQNLIVSNASGGVNPNFRVADIMIIEDHINMMPEHPLRGKNIDELGPRFVDMSEPYNRKMIAVAEETAQNLGIKVHKGCYLALQGPTFETPAEYGMVRAIGGDAVGMSTVPEVIVAKHMGMDCFGISIITDVGGPEIAFTVSHEEVLQAANKAMPNVIKIVKGLVKNYQ from the coding sequence ATGTTAGAAAAAATTAAACAAACCGCCGAATTCATCCAAAATATTATTCAAGAAACTCCTGATTTTGCGATCGTTTTGGGTTCTGGTTTAGGCAAATTACAAAAAGAAGTAGAGGCTATTCACACTTTAGAATATCACGAAATTCCTAATTTCCCACAAACTACAGTGGTAGGTCATGGTGGAAAATTGATTTACGGAATTTTAGAAGGCAAAAAAGTATTGATGATGAGTGGTAGATTTCACTACTACGAAGGTCATTCTATGGAAACAGTAACTTTTCCTTTCAGAGTTTTTAAATTGTTGGGAATTCAGAATTTAATCGTATCTAATGCTTCTGGCGGGGTAAATCCTAATTTTAGAGTAGCAGATATTATGATTATCGAAGACCATATCAATATGATGCCTGAACATCCGCTTCGTGGTAAAAATATTGATGAACTGGGACCAAGATTCGTAGATATGAGTGAGCCTTACAACCGAAAAATGATTGCAGTAGCAGAAGAAACAGCACAAAACTTAGGTATTAAAGTGCACAAAGGTTGTTACCTTGCGCTTCAAGGCCCTACTTTCGAAACACCTGCAGAATACGGAATGGTAAGAGCAATTGGAGGAGATGCAGTAGGTATGAGTACCGTTCCAGAAGTGATTGTAGCGAAACACATGGGAATGGATTGTTTCGGTATTTCTATCATCACGGATGTTGGCGGACCAGAAATCGCTTTCACCGTTTCTCACGAAGAAGTTTTACAAGCGGCTAATAAAGCAATGCCAAATGTGATTAAAATTGTAAAAGGCTTGGTGAAAAATTATCAATAA
- the lpxK gene encoding tetraacyldisaccharide 4'-kinase: protein MKRWYLYPFSLVYHFVTALRNRMYDWGIFSSTKFKTPMIGVGNLSVGGSGKSPMVMYLADYLAKNFRTGVLSRGYGRKTKGYGIVNYDSNFKMVGDEAMQLFERFKNRFAIGVCEDRVFGAKKIIEDMDLDVLLLDDSYQHRRIKPGFNILLTDYNDPYFKDFVLPAGNLRESRRGAKRANIIVVTKCPENITEEKKQFYISRIKPRYYQKVFFSTINYDEEIFCFDPKLKLPDNNMSYYDILLITGIANPKTFVEEVKRYSSNVKHLRFKDHHSFSTEDISLIKKEYEKLGEYRLILTTEKDYVRLKGFDYLREKLYYWPINVEIDRAEEFNQIIQDYVRKN from the coding sequence ATGAAAAGATGGTATCTCTACCCATTTTCCTTGGTTTATCATTTTGTTACTGCCCTTAGAAACAGAATGTACGATTGGGGAATTTTTTCTTCTACGAAATTTAAAACTCCTATGATTGGCGTAGGAAATCTATCTGTAGGTGGCAGTGGAAAATCACCTATGGTAATGTATTTGGCAGATTATCTTGCAAAAAATTTTAGAACAGGCGTTCTATCTCGTGGTTACGGAAGAAAAACCAAAGGTTATGGTATTGTAAATTACGACAGTAATTTTAAAATGGTGGGAGACGAGGCTATGCAACTCTTCGAAAGATTTAAAAATAGATTTGCCATCGGAGTTTGTGAAGACCGTGTTTTTGGGGCAAAAAAAATCATCGAAGATATGGATCTAGATGTTCTTTTGCTAGATGATAGCTACCAACACCGTAGAATAAAACCAGGTTTTAATATTCTGTTGACAGATTATAATGACCCATATTTCAAAGATTTTGTTTTGCCTGCTGGCAATCTTAGAGAATCAAGACGTGGAGCAAAACGTGCTAACATTATTGTAGTGACCAAGTGTCCAGAAAATATCACCGAAGAAAAAAAACAATTCTATATTTCTAGAATTAAACCCAGATATTATCAAAAAGTGTTCTTCTCAACCATCAATTATGATGAAGAAATTTTTTGTTTTGACCCAAAATTGAAACTTCCAGATAACAACATGAGTTATTATGACATTCTCCTGATTACAGGAATTGCCAACCCAAAAACCTTTGTGGAAGAAGTAAAAAGATACAGCTCAAATGTAAAACACTTACGATTCAAGGATCATCACAGTTTCAGTACAGAAGATATTTCTCTCATCAAAAAAGAATACGAAAAACTTGGAGAATATAGACTGATTCTGACTACAGAAAAAGATTATGTTCGCTTAAAAGGTTTCGATTATTTAAGAGAAAAATTATACTATTGGCCGATTAATGTAGAAATAGACCGCGCAGAAGAATTTAATCAAATCATTCAAGATTATGTTAGAAAAAATTAA
- a CDS encoding YicC/YloC family endoribonuclease has product MILSMTGFGRAEGIFEGKKISIELKSLNSKSFDLNLRIPLRYKEKEFEVRKLLNDTILRGKVDCYINCETIDDCNDVKINQDIVKAYMNQLREISPNAEEFEYLKMAIRMPEAINGKPAELNEEEWKSLENLIKEALAKFVDFRKTEGAILHEELAKNLKNIEENLLKVIPYEDERMVAVKERYQNTLKEFENVDETRFYQELAYYTEKLDISEEKVRLTQHLKYYLEVMQSENFNGKKLGFISQEIGREINTLGSKANHHEIQKLVVMMKDDLEKIKEQTLNVL; this is encoded by the coding sequence ATGATTTTATCAATGACAGGCTTCGGAAGAGCCGAAGGTATTTTTGAAGGAAAAAAAATTAGCATCGAACTTAAATCGCTTAACAGTAAATCATTTGACTTAAATCTGAGAATTCCACTTCGTTACAAAGAAAAAGAATTCGAAGTAAGAAAATTGTTAAATGATACCATTCTCAGAGGAAAAGTAGACTGCTATATCAATTGCGAAACCATCGATGATTGCAATGATGTAAAAATCAATCAAGACATTGTAAAAGCATACATGAATCAGCTGCGTGAGATTTCTCCCAATGCAGAAGAGTTCGAATACCTGAAAATGGCTATCAGAATGCCTGAAGCAATTAACGGGAAACCAGCAGAATTAAATGAAGAAGAGTGGAAATCTTTGGAAAATTTGATTAAAGAAGCTTTAGCAAAATTTGTAGATTTCAGAAAGACGGAAGGTGCAATTTTACACGAAGAACTGGCTAAAAATCTTAAAAATATTGAAGAAAATCTTCTCAAAGTCATTCCTTACGAAGACGAAAGAATGGTAGCGGTAAAAGAACGTTATCAGAATACTTTGAAAGAATTTGAAAACGTAGATGAGACCAGATTCTATCAAGAACTGGCTTATTACACTGAAAAATTAGACATTTCTGAAGAAAAAGTACGTTTAACTCAGCATCTAAAATATTATTTAGAAGTGATGCAAAGCGAAAACTTCAACGGAAAAAAACTAGGGTTTATTTCTCAAGAAATCGGCAGAGAAATCAATACATTAGGTTCTAAAGCCAATCACCACGAAATCCAAAAACTGGTAGTGATGATGAAAGACGATTTAGAAAAAATTAAAGAACAAACGTTAAACGTATTGTAA
- the gmk gene encoding guanylate kinase has product MNKVIIFSAPSGSGKTTLVKYCLGVFPELQFSISATTRALRGEEIHGKDYFFLSVEEFKKLIAENAFVEYEEVYQDKFYGTLKSEVERIWQEGKVVIFDVDVKGGVNLKKNFGENALSIFIAPPSIDELERRLISRATDDLETIKTRVAKAKEEMTYAEEFDQIIINDDLETAQKEIERIVRNFIEE; this is encoded by the coding sequence ATGAACAAAGTAATTATATTTTCAGCACCTTCAGGAAGTGGTAAAACCACTTTGGTAAAATATTGTTTAGGTGTTTTTCCTGAACTTCAATTTTCCATTTCAGCTACAACCAGAGCATTGAGAGGTGAAGAAATTCACGGGAAAGACTATTTTTTTCTTTCAGTAGAAGAATTTAAAAAACTGATTGCAGAAAATGCTTTTGTAGAATACGAAGAAGTTTATCAGGATAAATTCTACGGAACTCTAAAATCTGAAGTAGAAAGGATTTGGCAAGAAGGAAAAGTGGTCATCTTCGATGTAGATGTAAAAGGTGGCGTAAACCTGAAGAAAAATTTTGGTGAAAATGCCCTTTCTATTTTTATTGCACCGCCTTCTATAGACGAATTGGAACGAAGATTGATATCTAGAGCTACAGATGATTTGGAAACCATCAAAACCAGAGTAGCAAAAGCCAAAGAAGAAATGACGTATGCTGAAGAATTTGACCAAATTATCATTAATGATGATTTAGAAACCGCTCAGAAAGAAATTGAGCGAATTGTAAGAAATTTTATTGAAGAATAA
- the nadA gene encoding quinolinate synthase NadA: MEQALDIAKNNLPVKGFLDLKDIQIPQGQDLIDAILKLKKEKNAVILAHYYQPGEIQDIADYLGDSLQLARAAKDTDADMIAFCGVHFMAEAAKILNPTKKVVLPDTLAGCSLADGCSGEGLRKMREQHPGALVATYINCNAETKAESDIIVTSSNAETIINALPKDKPIIFAPDKNLGRYLMKKTGRDMILWDGSCIVHEAFSMERIAKQLAENPDAKLIAHPESETPVLELAHFVGSTSALLNYVEKDDCQKFIIATEEGILHEMKKRAPHKELIPALVFDESCNCSECFFMKRNTLEKLYLCMKYELPEITMDEELRLKALKPIEAMLELSKTIK; the protein is encoded by the coding sequence ATGGAACAAGCATTAGATATAGCAAAAAATAACCTTCCTGTGAAAGGATTTTTGGACCTAAAAGATATTCAAATTCCGCAAGGTCAAGATTTAATTGATGCGATTTTAAAGCTCAAAAAAGAAAAAAATGCCGTGATTTTAGCGCATTATTATCAGCCGGGTGAGATTCAAGATATTGCAGATTACTTAGGAGATTCCTTACAATTAGCAAGAGCTGCAAAAGATACAGATGCTGATATGATTGCTTTTTGTGGGGTGCATTTTATGGCTGAAGCGGCAAAAATCCTTAATCCTACTAAAAAAGTAGTTCTTCCAGATACTTTGGCAGGTTGTTCACTTGCGGATGGTTGCAGTGGAGAAGGTCTTAGAAAAATGCGTGAACAGCATCCTGGAGCTTTGGTGGCTACTTATATCAATTGTAATGCAGAAACCAAGGCAGAATCTGATATTATTGTTACCAGTTCAAATGCAGAAACCATTATCAATGCATTGCCAAAAGACAAACCGATTATCTTTGCGCCAGATAAAAACTTGGGAAGATATTTGATGAAAAAAACAGGAAGAGACATGATTTTGTGGGACGGAAGCTGCATCGTTCACGAAGCATTTTCTATGGAAAGAATTGCGAAACAATTGGCAGAAAATCCTGATGCTAAATTGATTGCACACCCAGAATCAGAAACTCCAGTGTTAGAGTTGGCGCATTTTGTTGGTTCTACTTCAGCTTTGCTAAATTATGTAGAAAAAGATGATTGTCAGAAATTTATCATCGCTACAGAAGAAGGAATTCTTCACGAAATGAAAAAGCGCGCTCCTCATAAAGAATTGATTCCAGCTTTGGTTTTTGACGAAAGTTGCAACTGTTCAGAATGTTTCTTCATGAAGAGAAATACACTAGAAAAGTTGTATTTATGCATGAAATATGAATTGCCAGAGATTACTATGGACGAAGAACTTCGCTTAAAAGCTTTGAAACCCATCGAAGCCATGCTTGAGTTGAGTAAAACGATAAAGTAA
- the folB gene encoding dihydroneopterin aldolase translates to MSSKILLEDIKIYAYHGVLPEEKILGTYYIVNAEIVADITKAAETDDLNDTINYALINDIIHAEMKIPSQLLEHVAGRIIKKIKSEFAQVQKVKVKITKIKPPMKGEMKGVSVEFEENF, encoded by the coding sequence ATTAGTTCTAAAATCCTTTTAGAAGATATTAAAATCTACGCATATCACGGTGTTTTGCCAGAAGAGAAAATTCTGGGAACATATTACATTGTCAATGCAGAGATTGTAGCAGATATCACCAAAGCTGCTGAGACAGATGACTTGAATGATACCATTAATTATGCTTTGATTAACGATATTATTCATGCAGAGATGAAAATTCCTTCACAATTATTAGAACATGTAGCTGGAAGAATTATCAAAAAAATAAAATCCGAATTTGCTCAAGTTCAAAAGGTTAAAGTAAAAATTACCAAAATCAAACCGCCAATGAAAGGCGAGATGAAAGGCGTAAGTGTAGAATTTGAAGAAAATTTTTAA